A portion of the Pseudorasbora parva isolate DD20220531a chromosome 1, ASM2467924v1, whole genome shotgun sequence genome contains these proteins:
- the LOC137088243 gene encoding paraneoplastic antigen Ma1 homolog has product MDSEQIFKWCKDKGIDAGKAFVLSRVSLGVTDETIYKVLDEVEVFGPCKIRGRCVEHFSKSQLVLVETINDITKTDIPEQLLAGDEFGPWIVNVTETQSVPVPGKGDFQSKLLSFLASEGKTIADVTGLLTSASAPPIAPDLNTKLVNAISSLVDKCQATPVDGPSYRKLRMFSGMKPTPHGEEEYDAWAEQTTHMLDEWQCSDVVKRQRVAESLKGPAADIVRGLRVTNPQATANDYFKVLETAFGTTDSAADLMVRFRNTLQQDGEKLSAYLLRLDKLLHAVLRKGGIDVMDMNQVRIDQVARGSLPHDLVALRIRLTYKLKPPPSFTDLLRDVREEEEMILERPIVKKGVSLAIGRRAECATASVVQVLPEPVAVSDIAEKDPEIESLRREFQGLKTDVARLLSASVTASASVAQQVDQNSSQKATGNSYTRVKERAPKPQYRGDVFCYRCGEDGHFQRECQNPENLRKVNKRLLKIKQPMGNFPGAQ; this is encoded by the coding sequence ATGGATTCAGAACAGATTTTCAAATGGTGTAAAGACAAAGGTATTGATGCAGGGAAAGCCTTTGTGCTTAGTAGGGTCTCTTTAGGTGTCACTGATGAGACCATATACAAGGTACTGGATGAGGTTGAAGTTTTTGGCCCCTGTAAAATAAGAGGACGGTGTGTAGAACACTTCAGTAAAAGCCAGTTAGTTTTAGTTGAAACTATTAATGATATTACCAAGACTGACATACCGGAACAGTTACTAGCTGGAGATGAGTTTGGACCTTGGATAGTGAATGTTACAGAGACCCAGAGTGTTCCGGTACCTGGTAAAGGAGACTTCCAGTCCAAGTTGCTGTCATTCTTAGCAAGTGAAGGGAAAACAATAGCTGATGTCACAGGCTTACTTACCTCTGCTTCTGCTCCACCCATCGCTCCAGACCTGAACACAAAGCTGGTGAATGCCATCTCCTCACTAGTTGACAAATGTCAAGCCACTCCTGTGGATGGACCGAGCTATCGCAAGCTACGCATGTTCTCAGGTATGAAACCCACTCCACATGGAGAAGAGGAGTATGACGCTTGGGCGGAACAGACCACCCACATGTTGGATGAGTGGCAATGTTCTGATGTTGTCAAGAGACAGAGAGTAGCTGAGAGTCTTAAAGGGCCAGCAGCAGATATTGTCAGAGGATTGAGAGTCACTAATCCCCAGGCCACTGCCAATGACTACTTTAAAGTCCTTGAAACCGCTTTTGGAACCACAGACAGTGCCGCTGATCTCATGGTAAGGTTTCGTAATACACTTCAGCAAGACGGTGAGAAATTATCAGCCTACTTACTCCGATTAGACAAGCTATTGCATGCAGTCCTTCGTAAAGGTGGAATTGACGTAATGGATATGAACCAAGTGCGCATTGATCAAGTTGCTAGAGGTTCTCTGCCTCATGACCTTGTTGCCCTTCGTATAAGACTGACTTACAAACTCAAGCCTCCTCCCAGCTTTACTGATTTGCTTCGGGATGTAAGAGAAGAAGAGGAGATGATCCTTGAAAGACCGATTGTAAAGAAGGGTGTGTCTTTAGCTATTGGTAGACGTGCAGAGTGTGCTACAGCCTCAGTTGTACAGGTACTGCCAGAGCCTGTGGCAGTTTCTGACATAGCAGAAAAGGATCCTGAAATAGAGAGTCTAAGGAGAGAATTTCAAGGTCTCAAGACTGATGTTGCACGCCTCCTTTCTGCCTCTGTGACTGCATCAGCAAGTGTGGCACAGCAGGTAGATCAGAACTCCAGCCAGAAAGCTACTGGAAACTCATATACACGTGTGAAGGAGAGGGCTCCCAAACCTCAGTATCGTGGTGATGTCTTTTGCTACAGATGTGGTGAAGATGGTCATTTCCAGCGGGAATGTCAAAACCCAGAAAATCTCAGAAAAGTGAACAAGCGCCTCTTGAAAATCAAACAGCCGATGGGAAACTTTCCAGGGGCTCAGTAG